CCGAGCCGAAAAGCAGCGCCATATCGCTAAACAGCGTACCTTTGCCCAGCAGTTCACGCAGTGCGCCCAGCAGTATCAATACCGCACCAAAACCTAGGCCCATCATCAAGCCATCCAGGGCTGCCGGCAGCACTGGCTGGCGCGAGGCAAACGCATCAGCGCGACCCAGAATGGCGCAGTTGGTGACAATCAATGGAATAAAAATCCCCAGCACTTGGTAAAGCGGGTAGGCATACGCGGCCATCAGTAGTTCAGCGCAGGTAACAAAGGCTGCAATCACCATGACGAAGGCAGGTAGGCGTACCGCGCTGGGTACCTGGTGGCGAATCAGCGAAATGGTGGTGCTGGCAGCCACCATCACCAGCAGCGTGGCAAGCGCTAACCCCAGTGCGTTGACAACGCTAGTGCTCACAGCCAGCAGCGGACAAAGCCCTAGCAGCTGCACAAGCGCGGGGTTATTGGACCACAGGCCCTCGCGAGCAAGCTGCTGCCATTGGCTCATGGCGCTGGATTTCATTTGTTTGGCTCCTCATTGGCAATCGCTAGCGGCGTGTCGGCGGCGTATTGCAATGCCTTGTGCACCGCATTAACCACGGCGCGAGGCGTAATGGTGGCCCCCGTAAAGGCATCAAAATGACCGCCGTCTTTATCAACCGCCCAATAGCCGGGTGGTAGGCTGGCCAAATTCAAGCCGTCAAAATCGGTGATCCAATCGCTGCGGCGGCGCTCAATGTCATCGCCTAAGCCCGGCGTTTCCTGATGCTGGGTAACGCGCACGCCGGTAATCCGCTGCTGTCCATCAATGCCAATCAAAAGGCGAATTTCGCCATTATAACCCTGGCGTGTCACGACCGGGAAAACCAGCGCGCTGCGGCCTTTATCGCTAATCCGCCAGCCCTTTGCACCGGCAGCTAGCCCCAGCCGTTCGGCGTTGGGGAGCGTGAAAGTACTCTCTAATACGCGCTTCATCGGCGTATTCGCTAGCACGCTAGGCAGTACCTGCTGAAGCTGACGCTGCTGGTAAGCTAACTGATGCGTTGCTATGCGGTCGGCGGTTAATGTGCGCGTGACAGCAACACTACCGGCGGTTACCAGTGCAAAGGTGCCCAGTGCGAGTGCGCCACGCTGCATGGCTTGGCGTGGCGTCATCGCCGATCTCCGCGTGATGCGTGGCCCGTTGGGCGAGGCACGCTATACAGATCCAGCAGCGGTACGCAGAGATTCATTAACAGCACCGCAAAGGCAACCGCGTCAGGATAGCCACCCACGCTGCGGATAATCATGATCAGTGCGCCAATACCGGCCCCATAGATAAGCTTTCCACGTCGACTAGTGGCCGCAGAAACGGGGTCGGTGGCGATGAAAAAAGCCCCGAATAGCGTGGCACCTGTGAGTAGATGAAATAGCGGAGAGCCGGCGTGGCTTGGACTACTGAGGTAGAACAGCGTGGCGAGCAAAATCATGCTGCTCAGCATCGCTACCGGAATGTGCCAGCTGATTATGCGCTTCACTAATAAAAGTACGCCCCCAACTAGCCAGGCGACAGCGATTAAACGCCAGGCGGTCAGCGTTCCTGAGGGCAGTGGCTGAGCTGCCCAGAATTCGCTGGCAAGCATCGCCTCGCTTTTATGTTTAAACGCATCCAGCGGCGTGGCGCCACTCAAGCTATCAAGCTGGGCTGTCGGTAGCGATCCGCTAATGTGAGCCCATAAATCGGTGGGTACAGCGCCTTGAGGTGGCGCCCACAGCGTCATATAGGTGGGAAATGACACTAGCAACAGCGCATACCCGACCATGGCGGGATTAAAAGGATTGTGCCCTAATCCACCGTATAGCTGCTTGGCTACGATGATGGCTGCCACCATGCCCACGCCGATTAGCCACCAGGGGCTGGCAGGCGGTAGCGATACGCCGAGAAGAACACCGGTCAGCAGGGCGCTTGAGTCATTCAGGGTGACGCGTATCGGTCGTTTGCGTAGCCGCAGTATGGCAGCTTCAAAGGCCATGCCAAACGCTGCGGCTAGCAGCACGTTGCTGAGTACGCCAAGGCCAAAAAAATAGCTCATCGTGACGATGCCCGGCAGGGTGGCGATGATCACCCAGCGCATGATATTCGCAGTTGAGGGCCTTTTGGCTGCAGCGTTCTGGCTGTCCGTCTGAGAGGCCTGCATCATGCTCATAATGATTCCTTGTTCTGAGCGGGCGCGGGCGTTTCAGTAGCCTGCTGCTTGCGTGCCTGGGCAAGCTGTATGTCGGCAGCGCGTAAGTTTTCCTGCGCGGTCGCAAGCTGTATTTCGAGATCTTCAAGAGACTGTTTTGGGTCTTCTTGGGCCACCCGTGCCAAGGTTTTTTCGGCTTTTCTGACCGACGCTTTGGCAGCGGCATGAGCGATTCGTAAACCGCGTAGGTCGACTTCTCCGCTGGTAGCGGAGGCAGCCGCCGTCGGCGTTCGGCGGTTTTGTGACTGGCGTGCCTCTCGCCGGGCCTGCTTTTCAGCCTCTTCTCTAGCAATCCGCGCTTGGCGAAACTCAAAGCGGTGCTTGGCATGCTCGGCTTTCAGCGTTTCTATACGCTGATGGCGTAGGCGGTTTTTGGCATCGCGATAATCATCGACCAGCGGAATGTGGCTCGGGCAGACGTAGCTACAGGCGCCGCATTCAATGCAGTCAAACAAATGATAGTGCTGCATTTTGGCATCGTCTTTGGCGCGTGCGTACCAGTGCAGCTGCTGCGGCAGTAGCGCCACGGGGCACACGCTTTCGCACTCGCCGCAGCGAATGCAGGGCGATTCTGCGGGAGCCTGCGGCAGCTCATCGAACGTTGCGGCGATTAAGCAGTTGGTGAGCTTCGTCACCGGTGTATCTAGCGTCAGCAGCGGGGAGCCCATCATGGGGCCACCTTGAATGACATGGCTCAGCTGAGCGCGGTCAAGGCCTGCCTGCTCCAGCAGCTCCCGAACAGAGGTGCCCAGGCGCACCCAGCGATTGCCAGGTTGTGCTAAGGCGTCGCCTGTCAGCGTGACCACTCTGGAAACCAGTGGCTGCCCGTCGCGTACAGCCTGTAGGCAGGCCAGTAGAGTGCCAGGGTTATGACAGAGCACGCCAACGTCTGCGGGCAGGCCACCGCTCGGCACGTTAAGATCGAGCAGCTTTTTAATCAGCTGCCGCTCGCCGCCGCTGGGGTAGCGCGTAGGAATGACCTTGAGTTGAACGGCCAGAGGTTGGCTAGTTGAAAGCACCTGGCGAAGCGCTTCAATGGCCTCAGGCTTGTTGTCCTCAATACCAATGACGATGTGCCGTGCACCGCATAGTTTGGCTATTAGCTGTGCGCCTTCTAGCACATCACCGGCATAGTGGCGCAGCGTGAGGTCATCGGCCGTGATGTAAGGCTCACACTCTGCGGCGTTAATCACCAGCGTATGAATCGAATGCTGTTCCACCACCCGTGTCTTAATGTGGGTGGGAAAGCCTGCGCCGCCTAACCCGACTATGCCGCTGTCGTTTAAGCGCTCTAAAAGGGCAAGTGGCTCGCTAAGCTGCCAATTCATCTCAGGCAAGCGCTGCCAGTCATCACGTCCATCGCTGTCGATGGTGATTTGGGTCGCGCTAATCTCGACAATGACGCCGCTAATGCTGGCATGTAGGTGGCTTGAAATCATGCCTTCTTGACGGGCGATAATGCTGCCAACCTTCACCACATCGCCTTCGTTCACGCAGGGTGTGGAGGGCTGGCCGCTATGCTGCTGAAGCGGCAGTATCACCTGGCGAGGAAGCGGTGCTTCAAGCAGCGCCGATTGCTGAGATCGATGCTTGCGCTCCGGCGGGTAAATGCCGCCTGGAAAATCAAACGCGGTCGGCATGAACATCCTCAGGCAGCGATAATCGATCGCTGGCAATGACGTTAGGTGAGTTCGCCATCAGTGGCTGCCAATAGTTGAGAGGCGTGCTGCGCGTAATCATATCGATACAGTCGACGGGGCAAGGGTCCAGACACAGGTCGCAGCCGGTGCATTCATCTTCGATCACGGTGTGCATGAGCTTGGCGGCGCCAATAATGGCGTCGACGGGGCAGGCTTGAATACATTTTGTGCAGCCAATGCACTCCGCTTCGCGAATAAACGCTACCTTAGCTTCGCTTTGCACTTCGCCATCCAGCGGCGCTGGCTCCCGGCCTAGCAAATCAGCCAGGGCGTGAATCGTTGCTTCGCCGCCTGGGGGGCATTTGTTAAGCGCATCGCCCTGGTTTATCGCCTCTGCATAGGGGCGACACCCCGGATAGCCGCATTGGCCGCACTGGGTCTGCGGCAAGAGCGCATCAATTTGCTCAACCAGCGGGTTGTCTTCACGTTTGAAACGCTCGCTGGCAAGACCTAAAAGGGCACCAAAACCAATGCCTAAGCCCGTTAGCACCGCCACCGCGCTAGCAATACTGATGACATCCAGTGTGTTAATCATTGTGCGTTGCCTTCATCCCTGCACTAATCCAGAAAAGCCCAGAAATGCCAACGACATCAGGCTTGCGGTAATCATCGCAATCGCAGCGCCTTTAAACGGCGCCGGGATGTCTGCCCCCGCTAAGCGTTCGCGCATCGCGGCGAACAAAACCAGAACCAACGAGAACCCTAGCGCCGCCCCAAGCCCGTAAAGCGTGGTATGAAAGAAGCTAAGGTCGCGGTTTAGCGATAGCAGCGCGACGCCTAATACCGCGCAATTAGTCGTGATAAGGGGCAGGAAAATACCCAGCACTTGATGCAAAAGCGGGCTCAGCTGGCGCACCATAATTTCAGTGAATTGAACTACAGCGGCAATGACCACAATAAAGCTGATAGTGCGCAGGTACGTTACGTCCAGCGGCACCAGCAGACCGTGATACACCACAAAGCTTGCTGCCGATGCCAGGGTCAGTACAAAAGTGGTGGCCAGCGACATGCCCATCGCCGACTCCAGCTTATTGGAGACGCCCATGAAGGGGCACAGGCCCAGAAACTGGACTAATACAAAGTTGTTAACCAGCGCAGTGCTGATCAAAATAATAAATAGCTCACTCATGATGGCGTATTGTGCGAACAAAACTCGACAGTTGCTAGGGGGAAGATTGAATGATTGATGAGGAGCTAGCCTATGGGTTGGTCGGCACTAACATCGTAGGAAGTAGCAGTACGAATGTTTAAAAACGTAAAAGGGCAGAGCGCAACGTCTCTGCCCTTAACATCGCGTGCTTTATATACGTTACGTGACGCGCTGGCCTGGTTCTGCACCGTTGTCAGGCGTTAGCAAATAAATGCCTTCTTCATTGCCACTGGCGAGCACCATGCCTTCTGATAGGCCAAAGCGCATTTTGCGCGGCGCTAGGTTAGCCACCATAACCGTTAAGCGCCCTTCAAGTGCTTCTGGGGAATAGGCCGAGCGAATGCCGGAGAACACGTTGCGCGTTTCGCCGCCCAAGTCGAGCGTCAATTGCAGCAGTTTGTCAGCGCCTTCGACGTACTGAGCTTTAACGATGCGAGCGATGCGCAGGTCAATCTTGGCAAAGGCTTCAAAGTCAATTTCGGCAGCGATGGGTTCTTTTGCCAACGGGCCTTTCGGCGCTTCTTTGAGTTTTTGCTCTTCCACAAGATCTTCCTTCGACGCTTCAATCATCGCATCGATTTTATCGCGCTCAACGCGAGTCATTAAGGGTTTGAATTTATTGATCGAATGGCTGGTCAGTATGCGTTGACGGCTGTGCCAGTCTAATGAATCAACGTTAAGGAACTCACGCGCCTGTTCGGCCATGACCGGAATGACCGGGGCAAGGTAAACCATTAGCTGGCGGAACAGGTTAATGCCGACAGAGCAGATCTCAAGCACGTCGGCTTCGCGGCCTTCTTGCTTAGCCAGTGCCCAGGGCTCTTTTTCAGCGATATAGGTGTTCGCCTCATCCGCCAATTCCATAATATGGCGCATGGCACGGCTGAATTCACGGGCTTCAAAGTCTTGGGCGATCTCGTCACCGGCCGCAATAAAGCGGGCGACCATTTGGGGTTCGGCGCAGTGCTCCGCTAGCTGGCCGCCGCCGAGCTTTTTCACAAAACCGGCGCAGCGACTGGCGATATTCACCACCTTGCCAACCAGGTCTGAATTTACACGCGCGGCAAAATCGTCCAAGTTTAAATCCAGGTCATCCACTTTGGACGTCAGCTTGGCGGCGAAGTAATAGCGCAGATACTCAGGGTTGAGATGATCCGCGTAGGTGGCGGCCTTAATGAAGGTGCCGCGAGATTTTGACATCTTGGCGCCATCAACGGTTAGAAAACCGTGGCAGTTAACGGCAGTGGGCGTGCGCAGATCTGCACCATGCAGCATGGCCGGCCAGAACAGTGCGTGAAAGTAGACAATATCTTTGCCGATAAAGTGATAAACCTCGGCCTCAGAGCCTTTCTTCCAGTAGCTGTCGAAATCGATGCCTTCTCGGTCACACAGGTTTTTAAAGCTCGCTAGGTAGCCAATCGGCGCATCTAGCCACACATAGAAGTATTTGCCCGGCGCGTCGGGAATCTCAAAGCCAAAGTAAGGAGCGTCGCGAGAAATGTCCCACTCGTTAAAGCCAGACTCAAACCATTCCATCAGCTTATTGCGAATTTGCGGCTGCACGTGGCCGTCATCAATCCAGCGCTGTAAGAAATCCGCAAAGTCGGGCAGCTTAAAGAAATAGTGCGTCGAGGTGCGTACTTCGGGCGTTGCGCCGGAAATAGCCGAGACGGGGTTAATCAAGTCGGCGGGGGTGTACGTTGCGCCACACTTCTCACAATTGTCGCCGTACTGATCATCAGATGCGCATTTAGGGCAGGTGCCTTTGATAAACCGGTCGGCGAGAAACAGCCCTTTTTGCGGATCAAACATCTGCTCTATATCGCGCGTTGCAATATGACCTTTATCGCGCAGGCGCTTATAAATCATCTCGCTGAAGTGGCGATTTTCCGAGGAGTGAGTCGAATGGTAGTTGTCGAACCCAACGCCAAAGCGAGCAAAATCCGTCTGATGATCTTGAGAAACGCGCTCAATCAGCGCTTCCGGCGAAATGCCTTCCTGCTCAGCACGCAGCATAATAGCGGTGCCATGAGCATCATCTGCACACACGTAGTAGCACTGTTGGCCACGGCTTTTCTGGAAACGTACCCAGATATCAGTCTGGATATATTCAAGTAAGTGACCGAGGTGAATAGCTCCATTGGCGTAAGGGAGGGCGCTAGTCACCAAAATATTGCGCGTGGCGGTGTTAGACATGGTGAAGGTTAGTTCCGAGTGAATAAGAGTGCGGATAAGGCGGTAACAAAAAAGACGGCGACGTCGCTAAATACTTCGCCGATGGCGCTATCGTGGTTAGCGCTTAATACAGCGCCTGCTCTTCTTGAACCACTTCACGCAGTAGCTCTAAAAAAAGCTTGTCGGCGTCAGAGTGCTCAGCGGGATCTTCTGGAATATGCACGCTGGTGGTGTCAGAGATTTCGTTAGCGATACGCACCATCGCTGCGGGGCTGTTGCCCTCGGTTAGCTGCTGACGTGCAATGGCCAGTGATTGCTCGAGAATTTTCGGGTCTTCCAGCAACTTGCGAATGAAACCACGTAGCTCGTTGATGACACGTGTTTTCTGGATTTCTGAAGCGGACATGGGCGTCTCCTTAAAATCGCGATTGGCGTTAGCACCAAGCGCGACCAATCAATATTCTGACCATAGCATTTTTTTAGCTAACGGGCATGGCTTGTCTGCTATGAAGAGCTTGGCCTTAAAGCGTCAGGCGGCCCGCTTTATGCTTAACAGGATTTGCATATTGAGCCAGCCAGTAAGGGCGTAGCGGCGCAGGCACCTCGGCCAGTCGGGCATTGAAACGCTCTCTGTCTTGTCGAGTGATGGCCTTGCGTGCCACCAGCTCAGGCGCTTCACCGAGTGCTTCTAAGGCTAAGTAATGGCTTGGGAAAAGCCGATAGCCGCCGATAACTTGGCGATCAATTTCAGCAGCTACTTCGTCGGGCGTTGCCATGTCCGAGCCAACCGGGCTGCCAAAATGCAGTCTTACGCGCCCTTTAGAGCCGGTAATGCCGGCCACAATAGAGCGAATATCTTCAAATTCACCCTTAGCGTAGCTGCCCTGAGTATCGACATCATGCAGTTCCTGGGCTTTTTGCACGTCGCAAGGATCATACTCATAGCTAATCGATACGGGCACTAGCTTGAGTTCGGCGACGGCTTCGCCAAAGACCATGTCGCGCTCTGATAGTCGCTTGGCCATGGTTAGCATTTTGATAATGGCCGGCTCAGTGTGGTCGATGCCGTTCTTGGCGCGGCCTTCACGCTGCGCCATCCAAATGGAGTGCTGGTCTTCGGTAATGGTATGGCGAATATAGGCTGAAAGCTGCTGATAGGCCGCCAACATGGCTCGTTTGCCACGCGCGCTGCGCGGAACGATGAAGCTTTTGTTGAGCCGCATCAAATCGGTGACATAGGGCTTTTTAAGCAAATTGTCGCCAATCGCGATACGTACCGTGTCGCGATTAGCCTGGTACAGCGCGTAGTTAACGAAGGCCGGGTCCAGGGAAATATCGCGGTGATTACCAATAAAGAGATAAGCGCCTTTGGGGTCGAGTTTATCAAGGCCGGTGACTTCAAACGCATCCGTCGTGGTGCGAATCATGCGCTCCATATAATGCGCAATGCGCATTTGGAAATCATAAATCGTCGAAACATCTTTGACTTCACGGCGCACTGCCCGGCTAGCAAGTGCACGTGCAAGCGAAGGGGCCCAGCGCGCTAGGCGAGGTAGACGAAAGCGCGTCAGCGCATCCAGCAGCTCGTTATCGCGGGAGAGCCTGGCAAGCACATCGGCCACTTCATTATCCATAAATGGCCGAATGTCGGCCCATGGATCTACCGAGGTAGAGACGTTGGTAGCGTTATTGTGTTGAGTCATGCGAACCGTTGGCTAATAAATAAAAAGTGTCGACGAATAGCATCGAGGCGAAGGGATGCGCTATCCCTGTAGAGAACAAAAGCCCTATTGAGAACCAAGGCCCTATGGAGAGCTGAGAGCCCTACGCAGAACTGAGAGCCCATTACTGAGCCGCAGGTTCCCGCTGTGTCTCGCCGCCTAACCATTCTATCAAGCGAGGGATGTCCTCAGACAGTGCTTGCGCCATTAGAATAAAGTCCGTTTCCAGGCGCGCAAGGGCGTCGTCGCCGTCGTCAGCATGGTCGGCTTCTTCAATGAGTGCATCGCCAAATCGCAATGATTTCAACGCAAGATCGTCATGTAACACAAAGCTCAAGCGTCCTTCCAGGCTAATGGCGAGCTTGCTAGCTTGGCGGCCGCTTTCAAGCAGCTGCTGAATCTCATCGCTATCAAGATCGACCTGGCGGGCCCGCAGCACGCCATCATCGCCTTTCGCTTTGAGCTCTACCTGATCGCCTAACTGCAGATCGGCGGGGCGGCTGGCGGCGTCGCCTAGCCACGTAGTCATCGCACGAATTGGAAGCGTTTGCGAGCTGAGCGGCGTGACTTTCAGGCTGCCTAGCGTTTCCCGCAGCAAATCAAGAATATCCTCGGCTCGGGTGCGCGAACTGGCGTTGATGCCAATTAATTGGCCACGAGTGTCCCACCAGAGATCGATTTTCTGACTGCGCACAAACGCGCGGGGCAGCAAGTTTTCGGTTACCTGCTCTTTGAAAGCGGTTTTCTCTTTACGAGTCACTTTGCGGCCTTCGCTGGCCTCGATGTCTGCTACCAGCTCGTCAACTTCTTCTTTTACGACGGAGGCAGGCAGTAGGCGCTCTTGTCGCAGTGCTGAAAGCAGGCGGTGCCCTTGGATTTCATGTGCTAGCTGCCCGCTACCTAAGCGTCCTGCTGGCGCTGTCCAGCCAAGCCTGCGTGCATCGGCGTTGCCTAGTGGCTTGGAAGAATGCTCGTCTAAAGCGCTAGCGAGCGCATCGATGCTCATTTCAGGCGCGTCGTGCAGGCGGTATAAATGCAAGTGCTTAAACCACATGAGGCCAATCCTGTTCAAAAGGTGGCACATTATGGCGAAAGAGTGG
This DNA window, taken from Vreelandella profundi, encodes the following:
- a CDS encoding electron transport complex subunit E, whose amino-acid sequence is MSQWQQLAREGLWSNNPALVQLLGLCPLLAVSTSVVNALGLALATLLVMVAASTTISLIRHQVPSAVRLPAFVMVIAAFVTCAELLMAAYAYPLYQVLGIFIPLIVTNCAILGRADAFASRQPVLPAALDGLMMGLGFGAVLILLGALRELLGKGTLFSDMALLFGSAATGWQLTIADDYQFLFFVLPPGAFFVAGMLIALKNVLDQRKIARASPVVTPRAERRVRVTGTIK
- a CDS encoding RnfABCDGE type electron transport complex subunit D, with the translated sequence MSMMQASQTDSQNAAAKRPSTANIMRWVIIATLPGIVTMSYFFGLGVLSNVLLAAAFGMAFEAAILRLRKRPIRVTLNDSSALLTGVLLGVSLPPASPWWLIGVGMVAAIIVAKQLYGGLGHNPFNPAMVGYALLLVSFPTYMTLWAPPQGAVPTDLWAHISGSLPTAQLDSLSGATPLDAFKHKSEAMLASEFWAAQPLPSGTLTAWRLIAVAWLVGGVLLLVKRIISWHIPVAMLSSMILLATLFYLSSPSHAGSPLFHLLTGATLFGAFFIATDPVSAATSRRGKLIYGAGIGALIMIIRSVGGYPDAVAFAVLLMNLCVPLLDLYSVPRPTGHASRGDRR
- a CDS encoding 1-acyl-sn-glycerol-3-phosphate acyltransferase: MTQHNNATNVSTSVDPWADIRPFMDNEVADVLARLSRDNELLDALTRFRLPRLARWAPSLARALASRAVRREVKDVSTIYDFQMRIAHYMERMIRTTTDAFEVTGLDKLDPKGAYLFIGNHRDISLDPAFVNYALYQANRDTVRIAIGDNLLKKPYVTDLMRLNKSFIVPRSARGKRAMLAAYQQLSAYIRHTITEDQHSIWMAQREGRAKNGIDHTEPAIIKMLTMAKRLSERDMVFGEAVAELKLVPVSISYEYDPCDVQKAQELHDVDTQGSYAKGEFEDIRSIVAGITGSKGRVRLHFGSPVGSDMATPDEVAAEIDRQVIGGYRLFPSHYLALEALGEAPELVARKAITRQDRERFNARLAEVPAPLRPYWLAQYANPVKHKAGRLTL
- the rsxB gene encoding electron transport complex subunit RsxB; the protein is MINTLDVISIASAVAVLTGLGIGFGALLGLASERFKREDNPLVEQIDALLPQTQCGQCGYPGCRPYAEAINQGDALNKCPPGGEATIHALADLLGREPAPLDGEVQSEAKVAFIREAECIGCTKCIQACPVDAIIGAAKLMHTVIEDECTGCDLCLDPCPVDCIDMITRSTPLNYWQPLMANSPNVIASDRLSLPEDVHADRV
- the rsxC gene encoding electron transport complex subunit RsxC, coding for MPTAFDFPGGIYPPERKHRSQQSALLEAPLPRQVILPLQQHSGQPSTPCVNEGDVVKVGSIIARQEGMISSHLHASISGVIVEISATQITIDSDGRDDWQRLPEMNWQLSEPLALLERLNDSGIVGLGGAGFPTHIKTRVVEQHSIHTLVINAAECEPYITADDLTLRHYAGDVLEGAQLIAKLCGARHIVIGIEDNKPEAIEALRQVLSTSQPLAVQLKVIPTRYPSGGERQLIKKLLDLNVPSGGLPADVGVLCHNPGTLLACLQAVRDGQPLVSRVVTLTGDALAQPGNRWVRLGTSVRELLEQAGLDRAQLSHVIQGGPMMGSPLLTLDTPVTKLTNCLIAATFDELPQAPAESPCIRCGECESVCPVALLPQQLHWYARAKDDAKMQHYHLFDCIECGACSYVCPSHIPLVDDYRDAKNRLRHQRIETLKAEHAKHRFEFRQARIAREEAEKQARREARQSQNRRTPTAAASATSGEVDLRGLRIAHAAAKASVRKAEKTLARVAQEDPKQSLEDLEIQLATAQENLRAADIQLAQARKQQATETPAPAQNKESL
- a CDS encoding recombination-associated protein RdgC, producing the protein MWFKHLHLYRLHDAPEMSIDALASALDEHSSKPLGNADARRLGWTAPAGRLGSGQLAHEIQGHRLLSALRQERLLPASVVKEEVDELVADIEASEGRKVTRKEKTAFKEQVTENLLPRAFVRSQKIDLWWDTRGQLIGINASSRTRAEDILDLLRETLGSLKVTPLSSQTLPIRAMTTWLGDAASRPADLQLGDQVELKAKGDDGVLRARQVDLDSDEIQQLLESGRQASKLAISLEGRLSFVLHDDLALKSLRFGDALIEEADHADDGDDALARLETDFILMAQALSEDIPRLIEWLGGETQREPAAQ
- the rsxG gene encoding electron transport complex subunit RsxG, yielding MTPRQAMQRGALALGTFALVTAGSVAVTRTLTADRIATHQLAYQQRQLQQVLPSVLANTPMKRVLESTFTLPNAERLGLAAGAKGWRISDKGRSALVFPVVTRQGYNGEIRLLIGIDGQQRITGVRVTQHQETPGLGDDIERRRSDWITDFDGLNLASLPPGYWAVDKDGGHFDAFTGATITPRAVVNAVHKALQYAADTPLAIANEEPNK
- the rsxA gene encoding electron transport complex subunit RsxA → MSELFIILISTALVNNFVLVQFLGLCPFMGVSNKLESAMGMSLATTFVLTLASAASFVVYHGLLVPLDVTYLRTISFIVVIAAVVQFTEIMVRQLSPLLHQVLGIFLPLITTNCAVLGVALLSLNRDLSFFHTTLYGLGAALGFSLVLVLFAAMRERLAGADIPAPFKGAAIAMITASLMSLAFLGFSGLVQG
- the metG gene encoding methionine--tRNA ligase → MSNTATRNILVTSALPYANGAIHLGHLLEYIQTDIWVRFQKSRGQQCYYVCADDAHGTAIMLRAEQEGISPEALIERVSQDHQTDFARFGVGFDNYHSTHSSENRHFSEMIYKRLRDKGHIATRDIEQMFDPQKGLFLADRFIKGTCPKCASDDQYGDNCEKCGATYTPADLINPVSAISGATPEVRTSTHYFFKLPDFADFLQRWIDDGHVQPQIRNKLMEWFESGFNEWDISRDAPYFGFEIPDAPGKYFYVWLDAPIGYLASFKNLCDREGIDFDSYWKKGSEAEVYHFIGKDIVYFHALFWPAMLHGADLRTPTAVNCHGFLTVDGAKMSKSRGTFIKAATYADHLNPEYLRYYFAAKLTSKVDDLDLNLDDFAARVNSDLVGKVVNIASRCAGFVKKLGGGQLAEHCAEPQMVARFIAAGDEIAQDFEAREFSRAMRHIMELADEANTYIAEKEPWALAKQEGREADVLEICSVGINLFRQLMVYLAPVIPVMAEQAREFLNVDSLDWHSRQRILTSHSINKFKPLMTRVERDKIDAMIEASKEDLVEEQKLKEAPKGPLAKEPIAAEIDFEAFAKIDLRIARIVKAQYVEGADKLLQLTLDLGGETRNVFSGIRSAYSPEALEGRLTVMVANLAPRKMRFGLSEGMVLASGNEEGIYLLTPDNGAEPGQRVT